From Cohaesibacter gelatinilyticus, the proteins below share one genomic window:
- a CDS encoding ABC transporter substrate-binding protein gives MKQTKLKSLLGCVAALAMSSSVALAADDELTINVVASMSGAFAQFGEEAEKGARLAIETAGTAGGMKLKLNLIDTESNAGKAARKVKSKLGEEGPGLYLGSTLSSTALAVGAEIHSAGGFYINGSGADEITGKKCNASMFRWSAPTYGAVNASLRPVLDAHPEIKSAYTVTPQYVFGEAMLSNTKAVLEERGLTLAGNSYHSLKDKEFSGIIAQAQAANPDLLVLLNFSSQAAASIQQAINFGLKDRMKILLVWSSGLDTMQSLGAEVSEGIYFGAQYWHEEEAPANLELVKLTKDKLGEAPTYPMAHYYQMTKLIIDAANELGTGDPAKIKAHISGKSYEGITGTESVSAENNQVEKNFYLLLGKAEGDKADEYDFADVVAKAKYFQSAADTGCKLN, from the coding sequence ATGAAACAAACAAAACTCAAATCACTGCTTGGATGCGTGGCCGCATTGGCCATGTCATCATCTGTGGCTTTGGCGGCAGACGATGAACTTACGATCAACGTTGTTGCATCCATGTCTGGTGCATTCGCTCAATTCGGTGAAGAAGCTGAAAAAGGCGCACGCCTTGCTATTGAAACGGCGGGTACAGCTGGTGGCATGAAACTCAAGCTGAATCTCATCGATACAGAAAGTAATGCCGGCAAGGCAGCTCGTAAGGTGAAGTCTAAGCTTGGTGAAGAAGGTCCAGGTCTCTATCTTGGGTCAACTCTTTCATCAACAGCACTCGCTGTGGGTGCAGAAATCCACTCAGCAGGTGGTTTTTACATCAACGGATCTGGTGCTGATGAAATTACCGGTAAGAAGTGTAATGCTTCCATGTTCCGCTGGAGCGCTCCAACATATGGCGCTGTGAATGCAAGCCTGCGTCCAGTTTTGGACGCTCACCCCGAAATTAAGTCAGCATACACCGTGACACCACAATACGTCTTCGGTGAAGCCATGCTTTCAAACACAAAAGCTGTTCTTGAAGAGCGCGGTCTTACACTGGCTGGTAACAGCTACCACTCGCTGAAAGACAAAGAATTCTCTGGCATCATTGCTCAGGCTCAGGCGGCAAATCCTGATCTGCTCGTTCTTTTGAACTTCTCTTCGCAGGCTGCTGCGTCCATCCAACAGGCAATCAATTTCGGTCTCAAAGACAGGATGAAAATCCTTCTTGTCTGGTCTTCAGGCCTCGACACAATGCAGTCCTTGGGCGCTGAAGTTTCCGAAGGCATCTATTTTGGTGCGCAGTACTGGCACGAGGAAGAGGCTCCGGCGAATCTGGAACTCGTGAAGTTGACCAAAGATAAGCTGGGCGAAGCACCGACTTACCCAATGGCTCACTACTACCAGATGACCAAGCTGATTATCGACGCGGCTAACGAGCTTGGCACTGGAGATCCTGCTAAAATCAAAGCTCACATCTCTGGTAAGTCATACGAAGGCATCACCGGCACTGAGTCCGTTAGCGCGGAAAACAATCAGGTCGAAAAGAACTTCTACCTCCTTCTTGGCAAGGCAGAAGGTGACAAGGCAGACGAATATGATTTCGCTGACGTGGTTGCAAAAGCGAAATACTTCCAGTCAGCAGCTGATACTGGTTGCAAGCTGAATTAA
- a CDS encoding LuxR C-terminal-related transcriptional regulator has product MFDEFGENILTKREREIVALILKGHFSLSISHVVNITEGIVKIYRKNAYSKCGVVSQRDLFARFLNLLRKELDR; this is encoded by the coding sequence GTGTTCGACGAGTTCGGTGAAAACATTCTGACCAAGAGAGAGAGGGAGATTGTCGCCTTGATCTTGAAAGGCCACTTCTCCCTCTCAATCAGCCATGTTGTCAATATCACTGAAGGGATAGTGAAAATTTATCGAAAGAACGCCTACAGCAAGTGCGGCGTTGTTTCTCAGAGAGATCTCTTTGCTCGATTTTTGAACCTGCTGCGAAAGGAACTGGATCGCTAA
- a CDS encoding branched-chain amino acid ABC transporter permease — translation MSLYYFQILNGIGLGMIYFLMGVGLTIIFGMMNFVNFAHGVLYTLGAYFCFQFITMTDNFWVGLLVTPFAVGAFAYLLERVLIRKLYKLDHAVQILITIGVMLVIREAILIIWGTVPKPVSTPDLLKGVMVFGDFVYPQYRLFIVAATSLIAVALWYLLEKTKFGIQVRAGSENPKMVSLLGINTERLFAITFVLGVALAGIAGALLTPIRGADAFAGLEALGIAFVVVVIGGMGSFTGALIGGLIVGLVQSFTAIIWPEGANVMIYSVMAAIILLRPNGLFGRA, via the coding sequence GTGAGCCTTTATTATTTCCAGATACTCAACGGAATAGGTCTAGGAATGATCTATTTCCTGATGGGAGTGGGACTTACAATCATCTTTGGTATGATGAACTTCGTAAACTTTGCCCATGGTGTTCTCTATACCCTTGGTGCCTACTTCTGCTTTCAATTCATAACAATGACAGACAATTTTTGGGTCGGTCTCTTGGTAACGCCCTTTGCGGTTGGCGCCTTTGCTTACTTGCTCGAGCGCGTACTGATACGCAAGCTTTATAAGCTCGATCATGCCGTACAAATTCTCATAACAATCGGCGTCATGCTGGTGATCCGGGAAGCAATCCTCATCATTTGGGGTACAGTACCAAAACCGGTCTCCACACCTGATCTCCTGAAGGGTGTCATGGTCTTTGGCGACTTTGTATATCCGCAATATCGCTTATTCATCGTCGCAGCGACCTCACTGATCGCAGTAGCGCTATGGTATCTGCTTGAGAAAACCAAGTTCGGCATTCAGGTGCGTGCAGGCAGTGAAAATCCCAAAATGGTCTCGCTCCTTGGTATCAACACAGAACGCCTATTCGCGATCACCTTCGTCCTTGGCGTGGCACTCGCCGGAATAGCTGGGGCACTCTTGACACCAATCCGCGGTGCTGACGCATTTGCGGGCCTTGAAGCGCTCGGAATTGCCTTCGTCGTTGTTGTCATTGGCGGCATGGGCAGTTTCACGGGAGCCCTCATAGGTGGGCTTATAGTGGGGCTCGTACAGAGCTTTACGGCAATCATATGGCCCGAGGGTGCCAATGTGATGATCTACTCGGTAATGGCGGCAATTATTCTCTTGCGCCCCAATGGTCTGTTCGGGAGGGCATAA
- a CDS encoding branched-chain amino acid ABC transporter permease, with product MSANQPIYIHLLLTAVIAAVLPIVLPSYVLATEILIFAMAAIGCNLLLGYTGLLSFGQALFFGAGAYAAGLLSIHYNPGLVPTILASILTGAVLAVVVGFFAIRRKGIYFVMLTLAFAQLGYYVAFLAEPITGGEDGLLDVVRPTFTIPFVTEFKFATDTSFYILTSIVFVLIFVAMQRLVDSPLGSVLKAIKQNEARAEAIGYQVKLYKIAVFAFSGAVTAVAGTFYATMLRFAPLSNIDIETSEVILFMCVLGGLGSLYGSVFGAIIFLVATDILADLWPRWMLLLGLLLIIVMLYLPGGLSEATQKAISKLRGSDIKKEGSHA from the coding sequence ATGAGTGCCAATCAACCAATATACATTCATCTTCTGCTCACCGCAGTGATTGCGGCTGTTCTTCCAATTGTTCTGCCTTCTTATGTGCTCGCAACAGAAATCCTGATTTTCGCAATGGCAGCGATTGGATGTAACCTACTTCTCGGATACACCGGACTTCTCTCATTTGGACAAGCACTCTTCTTCGGTGCAGGTGCATATGCAGCCGGACTGCTATCAATTCATTATAATCCTGGACTCGTTCCAACGATCCTTGCCTCCATACTGACCGGAGCCGTTCTAGCTGTCGTCGTCGGGTTCTTCGCGATCCGTCGCAAAGGCATCTACTTTGTGATGCTGACCTTGGCCTTTGCGCAGCTGGGTTACTATGTCGCCTTCCTCGCCGAACCAATCACAGGTGGAGAAGACGGTCTGCTCGATGTTGTCCGTCCCACATTCACCATTCCTTTTGTGACCGAGTTCAAATTTGCGACCGACACATCCTTTTATATTCTGACTTCAATCGTATTTGTTCTGATATTTGTCGCTATGCAGAGACTGGTGGATTCACCCTTGGGCTCTGTCCTCAAAGCGATCAAACAAAACGAGGCACGCGCTGAAGCAATTGGTTATCAAGTCAAGCTTTACAAGATTGCGGTCTTTGCATTTTCTGGAGCGGTGACCGCTGTTGCCGGGACTTTCTATGCAACTATGCTCAGATTTGCCCCACTTTCCAATATCGACATCGAAACAAGTGAAGTCATTCTGTTCATGTGCGTTCTTGGTGGTCTGGGCTCACTCTATGGATCGGTGTTTGGAGCAATAATATTCCTTGTCGCGACCGATATATTGGCCGACCTATGGCCACGTTGGATGCTTTTGCTCGGTTTGCTGTTGATCATCGTCATGCTTTATCTGCCTGGCGGCCTTTCTGAGGCAACGCAAAAGGCCATCAGCAAACTTCGTGGTTCGGACATCAAGAAGGAAGGAAGCCATGCATAG
- a CDS encoding ABC transporter ATP-binding protein, whose protein sequence is MLELENVNALYGKSHILFDLSLKINEGELVTILGRNGAGKSTTLSTIVGLVPDVRGRITFDGKDLIGMPTHKIADMGICLIPEQRDIFQILTVEENLQLSEKEGGRWTIKDIYQLFPRLKERKTNGGGQLSGGEQQMLAIARALLNDPKLLLCDELSEGLAPVIVQEIVNTLKEIKQSGIPILLVEQNLRVCETLADRHYIVEQGKLFHEFTSEEFFTDEAIAIKEKFLSV, encoded by the coding sequence ATGTTGGAACTCGAAAACGTCAATGCACTCTATGGAAAAAGCCACATCCTCTTCGATCTAAGTTTAAAGATCAACGAAGGCGAGCTCGTAACGATCCTCGGTCGAAACGGTGCCGGAAAATCAACGACACTCTCTACCATTGTCGGTCTTGTTCCAGACGTTAGAGGACGGATTACCTTTGATGGAAAAGACCTCATTGGCATGCCCACACATAAGATTGCTGACATGGGCATCTGCCTGATCCCGGAACAACGCGATATTTTCCAGATCCTGACGGTTGAAGAAAACCTGCAGCTTTCTGAGAAAGAAGGCGGACGGTGGACAATCAAAGACATCTACCAGCTATTTCCACGACTGAAAGAACGTAAAACAAACGGTGGCGGTCAACTGTCAGGTGGTGAACAGCAAATGCTGGCGATCGCGCGGGCATTGCTCAATGACCCGAAGTTGTTGTTATGCGATGAACTTTCAGAAGGGCTTGCACCTGTTATTGTTCAGGAGATCGTCAATACGCTGAAGGAAATCAAGCAAAGTGGTATTCCAATTCTGCTTGTGGAACAAAACTTGCGCGTCTGCGAAACCCTGGCTGACCGCCACTATATCGTAGAGCAGGGGAAGCTGTTCCACGAGTTCACCAGTGAAGAATTCTTCACGGATGAAGCAATCGCGATCAAAGAAAAATTTTTGTCTGTGTAG
- a CDS encoding class II histone deacetylase produces MSKTAFIWDESCFWHTGSNYAMLAPVGGDVQPFVSGGLPEAPETKRRLKNLIDFTGLKKDLFETTAESASMDDLLRIHPSTYLDEFKKLSDGRGGELGLRTPFGPGAFEIAAKSAGLAKEAVIGVLEERYENAYALSRPPGHHCLPDWPNGFCLLNNIAVAVEAAKAKELVGKVAIIDWDVHHGNGSEAIFLKRPDILTISIHQDRCYPQDTGFIDQIGEGDGVGTNMNIPLPPGCGHATYLEVMERLVLPKLKEFEPELVIIACGFDASAVDPLSRMMCISETYRLMTRQIMEYTGGKLVSVHEGGYSELYVPFCGHAMLEEMSGSSIRAKDPLQERLTGQQPEQRVVDFHSGFISELVEHYGLQADGKVCPENIQKTSAG; encoded by the coding sequence ATGAGTAAAACAGCATTTATTTGGGATGAAAGTTGCTTCTGGCACACTGGCAGTAACTACGCAATGTTGGCACCTGTCGGAGGCGATGTTCAGCCATTCGTTTCAGGAGGGCTGCCAGAAGCACCGGAAACCAAACGCCGACTTAAGAACCTCATCGACTTCACAGGTTTGAAAAAGGATCTGTTTGAGACGACAGCTGAAAGCGCAAGCATGGATGATCTGCTTCGCATTCATCCAAGTACATATCTTGATGAATTCAAGAAACTCTCGGATGGACGTGGTGGAGAGCTTGGCCTCAGAACACCGTTTGGTCCAGGTGCATTTGAAATAGCAGCTAAGTCTGCAGGTCTTGCAAAAGAAGCTGTGATTGGTGTTTTGGAGGAGCGGTATGAAAACGCATATGCTCTTTCTCGTCCACCCGGCCATCATTGCCTACCAGATTGGCCCAACGGATTCTGCCTGCTGAACAACATTGCTGTCGCTGTCGAGGCTGCAAAAGCAAAAGAGCTCGTTGGGAAAGTCGCGATCATTGATTGGGATGTTCATCACGGCAATGGTAGTGAGGCGATCTTTCTAAAACGCCCCGATATTTTGACGATCTCAATTCATCAAGATCGATGCTATCCGCAAGATACAGGCTTCATCGATCAAATCGGTGAAGGGGATGGTGTCGGCACGAATATGAATATTCCCCTGCCCCCTGGATGTGGCCATGCAACTTATCTGGAAGTCATGGAAAGATTGGTTCTTCCAAAACTCAAGGAATTTGAACCGGAGCTGGTGATCATCGCATGCGGCTTTGATGCTTCGGCCGTTGATCCATTATCGCGCATGATGTGCATATCGGAAACCTATCGTCTCATGACGCGCCAGATCATGGAGTATACCGGTGGCAAACTCGTCTCGGTTCATGAAGGTGGCTATTCAGAGCTCTACGTTCCGTTTTGCGGTCACGCAATGCTCGAAGAAATGTCTGGTTCAAGCATCCGGGCAAAAGACCCCTTGCAGGAGCGGTTGACCGGGCAGCAGCCAGAGCAACGCGTGGTCGACTTCCATTCTGGATTCATTTCCGAACTCGTCGAACACTATGGTCTTCAAGCTGACGGAAAAGTCTGTCCAGAAAACATACAGAAAACGTCTGCCGGCTAG
- a CDS encoding ABC transporter ATP-binding protein: protein MHSPLLEIKNLTKRYGDFYANTDISFDVDAGTIHGVIGPNGAGKTTLFNCLAGTVPASSGNIIFDGKAIEGMGQYERPRLGIGRSFQVTSLFSDLSVEENLRLAGQALDTKKGFVFWHAVHNSPDETAQIDQVLERITLTAEKELLASALSHGQQRLLEVGMALMAKPKILLLDEPTSGMGIDDVPAMTNLLGALRKECTILLIEHNVGLVTKVCDTVTVMHGGKVLTSGTPAEISENEEVKTAYLGEEI from the coding sequence ATGCATAGTCCTCTTCTTGAAATCAAAAACCTAACCAAGCGCTACGGTGACTTCTACGCGAACACTGATATCAGCTTCGATGTTGATGCCGGTACAATCCACGGAGTGATCGGGCCAAATGGTGCGGGGAAAACCACCCTGTTCAACTGTCTGGCAGGAACTGTACCTGCTTCATCTGGAAACATAATATTCGATGGCAAGGCTATTGAAGGTATGGGTCAATATGAGAGACCACGACTTGGAATTGGCCGATCATTCCAAGTCACCAGCTTATTCTCAGATTTGAGTGTTGAGGAGAATCTGCGGCTGGCAGGTCAGGCTTTGGATACGAAGAAGGGTTTTGTATTTTGGCATGCTGTTCACAACAGTCCTGATGAAACCGCCCAGATTGATCAGGTATTGGAACGCATAACACTAACAGCAGAAAAAGAGTTACTTGCCTCAGCCCTTTCGCATGGGCAGCAACGCCTGCTCGAAGTTGGAATGGCGCTGATGGCCAAACCCAAAATCCTGCTTCTCGATGAGCCGACTTCAGGCATGGGGATTGATGATGTTCCAGCCATGACGAATTTGCTCGGAGCACTACGCAAGGAGTGTACGATCCTTCTGATCGAACACAATGTGGGTCTGGTCACCAAAGTTTGTGACACAGTTACCGTAATGCATGGTGGCAAGGTTCTGACATCGGGAACACCAGCAGAAATCTCTGAGAACGAAGAAGTCAAAACTGCCTACCTCGGCGAGGAGATCTGA